One window of the Flavobacteriaceae bacterium YJPT1-3 genome contains the following:
- the asnS gene encoding asparagine--tRNA ligase, with protein sequence MKQEQIVDILQSEQLHRTLTVKGWVRSFRANRFIALNDGSTLQNLQCVVDFEHTDERILKRITVGAAIAVTGELVESQGAGQRVELTVAEVEILGDADPEEVKKTILQPKRHSLEKLREQAHLRVRTNTFGAIMRLRSKLAFAVHEYFNNNGFYYVHTPVITGSDAEGAGEMFRVSSLDPKAIPLDEQGNVDYKKDFFGKETNLTVSGQLEAETYALGLGQVYTFGPTFRAENSNTSRHLAEFWMIEPEVAFCDLDGNMDLAEDFIKYVINYILENCQEDLEFLEQRLEQEDKAKPQAERSPMVLREKLRFVVENNFKRVSYTEAIEILRNSKPNKKKKFNYLIEEWGADLQSEHERYLVEKHFNAPVILFDYPANIKAFYMRLNEDGKTVRAMDILFPGIGEIVGGSQREERLEVLQEKMKALDISEEELWWYLDTRRFGTCVHSGFGLGFERLVLFATGMSNIRDVIPYPRTPQNASF encoded by the coding sequence ATGAAGCAAGAACAGATTGTCGACATTCTACAAAGCGAGCAACTTCATCGTACACTGACGGTTAAAGGGTGGGTACGTTCTTTTCGAGCGAATCGATTTATTGCCTTAAATGATGGCTCCACCTTGCAAAATTTGCAATGTGTAGTCGATTTTGAGCATACGGATGAACGTATCCTAAAGCGCATTACCGTAGGAGCTGCTATTGCCGTGACCGGAGAATTGGTGGAGTCGCAAGGAGCGGGACAGCGGGTCGAACTGACGGTTGCCGAAGTGGAAATTCTAGGGGATGCTGATCCTGAAGAGGTCAAAAAAACCATACTGCAGCCCAAGCGACACAGTTTAGAAAAACTACGCGAGCAAGCGCATTTACGCGTACGTACGAATACCTTTGGAGCCATCATGCGATTGCGCTCTAAGTTGGCATTTGCCGTACATGAATACTTCAACAACAATGGTTTTTACTACGTACATACTCCGGTGATCACCGGCAGTGATGCCGAAGGAGCCGGTGAAATGTTTCGCGTAAGCTCGTTGGATCCCAAGGCCATTCCATTGGATGAGCAAGGTAACGTAGATTATAAAAAAGACTTCTTTGGTAAAGAGACCAACCTTACCGTTTCTGGTCAGTTGGAAGCAGAGACTTATGCCCTGGGTTTAGGCCAGGTATATACCTTTGGCCCCACCTTTAGAGCAGAGAACTCCAATACTTCCCGCCATTTGGCAGAGTTCTGGATGATCGAGCCGGAGGTGGCCTTTTGTGATCTGGACGGCAATATGGACCTGGCCGAAGATTTCATCAAATATGTGATCAATTATATCTTGGAAAACTGCCAGGAAGATCTGGAATTTCTCGAGCAACGCCTGGAGCAGGAAGATAAAGCCAAGCCTCAGGCCGAACGCTCCCCAATGGTACTCCGCGAGAAATTGAGATTTGTAGTGGAGAACAACTTTAAGCGGGTGAGCTATACCGAAGCCATTGAGATTCTACGTAATTCCAAACCCAACAAAAAGAAAAAATTCAATTACCTCATTGAGGAATGGGGCGCCGATCTACAAAGTGAACATGAGCGCTATCTGGTCGAAAAGCACTTCAATGCTCCGGTCATCTTGTTTGACTATCCGGCCAATATCAAGGCTTTTTATATGCGGTTAAACGAAGATGGCAAGACGGTGCGCGCCATGGATATTCTCTTTCCGGGCATAGGCGAAATCGTAGGTGGTTCCCAACGGGAAGAACGATTGGAAGTCCTGCAGGAGAAAATGAAAGCCCTCGACATTTCAGAAGAAGAACTGTGGTGGTATTTGGACACGCGTCGCTTTGGAACTTGCGTCCATAGTGGCTTTGGTCTGGGCTTCGAACGCCTGGTCCTATTTGCTACCGGCATGAGCAATATTCGCGATGTCATTCCGTATCCGCGTACACCACAGAACGCGTCTTTTTAG
- a CDS encoding DUF5686 family protein → MKYFLPFFFLLVSTYAGAQQRDQSAGELIQRAIQNRSDNDPRKRLDTYGYLVYEKTVITDSVQETPHDYLSEKVSSIVFSEEDDFTERVIGFQLAGFDTPRYEVLAIDLQSRSFYDEDFVIFNNRYAGILSKRGLKNYNYRIEDTTVINGRPSIALAFAPKRPKTVPGLSGALYLDQETLAIQRVNISLVDELIIQLDQSYNYLATQNIYLPKERNLQISKGTNAQRLSFFGGRISIGTVSGEVLEDMVRKNQLNSTTRYQDYTLGKEALTTPFLTGAKAAEPAEKPITTITVLEGAANQPESFWQEYRTEALSEKDKRSFRAIEKIVKAENIERRLGRIDNFSIGYFSLNFFDADLTYPVKFNNYEGLRLGFGGVTNALFSERIRLEGYAAYGFKDQEFKYGGGGGYLLDPDRGVWWSASFNKDLEEVGSYAYLTDRRVYSLFEPRLVNINLFYKHRTLRTNLEYRLTPKVLTEFQLAHRRIEQTTPYRFVLDNQEYSDYDITEATFGLRWSPRSKFLKSPAGLTEIQNQYPIVTAQLSQGFDGLGGSFNYTKLGAKAFYRLDRLNKSATEILVEGNLGFGELPLSHLFHAYPNAPTKETILQRFSVAGVNSFETMFFGEFFSDQLFMAQIKHRLRPFDLGEKFKPEMVLITRYALGDVSNQERHQDISFNSLRYGYTESGFEINKLFFGFGTSLTYRYGAYHLPDFEDNIALKFTFYLAL, encoded by the coding sequence TTGAAATATTTCCTGCCCTTCTTCTTCCTTTTAGTCTCGACCTATGCCGGGGCACAACAACGAGATCAAAGCGCGGGAGAGCTTATTCAGCGGGCCATTCAGAACCGAAGTGATAACGATCCGCGAAAGCGATTAGACACCTACGGCTATTTGGTTTATGAAAAAACGGTGATCACCGACAGTGTGCAGGAAACTCCACACGACTACCTCTCTGAAAAAGTAAGTAGCATTGTCTTCTCTGAGGAGGATGATTTTACAGAACGGGTCATCGGTTTTCAGCTCGCAGGGTTTGATACGCCCCGTTATGAAGTACTCGCTATCGATTTACAGTCGCGCTCCTTCTACGACGAGGACTTTGTTATTTTCAATAATCGCTATGCCGGGATTCTCAGCAAACGAGGGTTGAAAAATTACAATTACCGTATTGAGGACACTACAGTCATCAACGGCCGACCCAGTATCGCTCTGGCCTTTGCTCCTAAACGCCCCAAAACGGTTCCAGGATTATCTGGAGCCCTTTATCTGGATCAGGAGACCCTGGCCATTCAGCGGGTAAATATCAGCCTGGTGGATGAATTGATCATTCAACTGGATCAATCCTATAATTACCTGGCCACCCAAAATATCTATCTGCCCAAAGAGCGTAATCTTCAGATCTCTAAAGGAACTAATGCACAACGTCTCTCATTTTTTGGAGGTCGCATTTCCATAGGCACAGTGAGTGGAGAAGTGTTAGAAGATATGGTACGGAAAAATCAACTGAACAGTACGACCCGCTATCAAGACTATACCCTGGGTAAAGAAGCCCTGACCACTCCCTTCCTTACCGGGGCTAAGGCCGCAGAACCCGCCGAAAAACCAATCACCACCATTACTGTCTTGGAAGGTGCCGCCAATCAACCGGAATCATTTTGGCAGGAATACCGTACTGAAGCGCTTTCGGAAAAAGATAAAAGAAGTTTTAGAGCCATCGAAAAGATCGTCAAGGCAGAGAACATAGAGCGCCGACTGGGTCGAATTGACAATTTCAGTATCGGCTATTTCTCCCTCAATTTTTTTGATGCCGATCTCACCTATCCCGTAAAATTCAATAACTATGAAGGTCTTCGACTGGGGTTTGGTGGGGTTACCAATGCCCTGTTTTCTGAGCGCATTCGACTGGAAGGGTATGCGGCCTATGGTTTTAAAGATCAGGAATTCAAATATGGAGGTGGGGGTGGCTATCTGCTGGATCCCGATCGGGGAGTCTGGTGGAGCGCCAGCTTCAACAAAGACCTGGAAGAGGTGGGAAGCTATGCCTACCTGACCGATAGACGGGTGTATTCTTTGTTTGAACCCCGCCTGGTCAACATCAACCTGTTTTACAAACACCGCACCCTGCGGACCAATCTCGAATACCGTCTTACCCCCAAAGTGCTCACCGAATTTCAGTTGGCACACCGACGCATCGAACAAACTACCCCGTACCGATTTGTACTCGACAATCAGGAATACAGCGATTATGATATCACAGAGGCAACCTTCGGCCTGCGCTGGAGTCCGCGCAGTAAATTCCTGAAGTCTCCGGCAGGGCTCACTGAAATTCAGAATCAATACCCCATCGTTACCGCTCAGCTCTCCCAAGGTTTTGATGGTTTGGGAGGATCTTTCAATTATACTAAGCTGGGCGCAAAGGCTTTTTACCGTTTGGATCGACTCAATAAAAGTGCGACCGAGATTTTAGTCGAAGGCAATCTGGGCTTTGGCGAACTTCCGTTGTCTCATCTCTTTCACGCCTACCCTAACGCCCCGACCAAAGAGACCATTTTACAACGCTTCTCCGTGGCCGGAGTCAATAGTTTTGAAACCATGTTCTTTGGCGAGTTTTTTTCGGATCAATTGTTTATGGCTCAAATCAAACACCGCCTGCGTCCCTTCGATCTTGGAGAAAAATTCAAGCCGGAAATGGTGCTGATCACCCGCTATGCCTTAGGCGACGTCAGCAATCAAGAGCGGCATCAGGATATCAGTTTTAATTCGCTAAGGTATGGCTATACCGAAAGCGGTTTTGAAATCAATAAACTCTTCTTCGGTTTTGGAACCAGTTTAACCTATCGCTACGGCGCTTATCATTTACCCGACTTTGAAGATAATATTGCTCTAAAATTCACCTTCTACCTCGCCTTGTAA
- a CDS encoding MMPL family transporter gives MAKLFTLGFWGRVAQIILRNRTLILTLLVISTVFMAMQWQHMRFTYTEANLLPDDHEVNVAYDEFLGQFGEEGNLIVLGIKDPELFTPEKLNAWNSLGSTIDQFPEITFSVTLKDLQLLQKEENPQRFDLVPFISDSITTSAQAKAYKEQLFEDLPFYENLIYNKETGTVRSAFYMDKSIVNTSVRKDFILKKLVPLLKDFKEETGLDVRTSGMPYIRTLNSKNIIDEIGLFVGAALLVTSLIFFFFFRSYRATFISMLTVIVGVMWAFGFLGLLRYEITVLTALIPPLIIVIGIPNCIFLINKYQQEYKKHGNKVKALQRVITKIGNATLMTNLTTASGFATFILTNSSLLKEFGVVASINIVAIFLLSLLIIPIVYSYMNPPKDKHLRHLEKTWIANFVEWMVRMVRHKRIAIYLTSLVLLIASIIGIYKIKISGSLIEDMPKKTAFFEDIRFFEEEFDGIMPLEILIDTKRPKGVLKLPTLKRMDELGETIDEIPELSKPISIVNLVKYSKQAFYGGNPDFYQIPTSNERNFILPYASSFSEQAGLMDSYVDSTGQYARMTTFMRDIGTDRMERIEENLLEKITTIFPEDRYEVTLTGKALVFQKGTNYLIQNLVISLSLAILLIALFMAWMFRSLRMIIVSLVPNLLPLLVTAGLMGYLGVPIKPSTILVFSIAFGISVDDTIHFLAKYRQELRTTRWKIKTSVYESIRETGVSMFYTSIVLFFGFSVFMISSFGGTVALGGLVSVTLVFAMLANLLLLPSLLLSLERNIADKKIFKKPSLQIIEEEDEEDVSLSRKRKKSKGKTNTSVTYTSDTD, from the coding sequence ATGGCTAAGCTTTTTACCTTGGGATTCTGGGGACGTGTGGCTCAGATTATTCTGCGCAACCGAACCCTGATTCTTACCCTCCTGGTGATCAGCACCGTCTTTATGGCCATGCAATGGCAACATATGCGCTTCACCTACACCGAAGCGAATTTATTGCCTGACGATCATGAGGTCAACGTCGCCTACGACGAATTCTTGGGGCAATTTGGCGAAGAAGGAAATCTCATCGTTTTGGGTATCAAAGACCCGGAACTCTTTACCCCGGAAAAACTCAATGCCTGGAACTCACTGGGGAGTACGATTGATCAATTTCCTGAAATCACCTTTTCTGTTACGCTTAAGGATTTACAACTGCTACAAAAGGAAGAAAATCCGCAGCGTTTCGATCTGGTTCCCTTCATTAGCGATAGCATTACGACCTCGGCTCAGGCTAAGGCCTATAAAGAGCAACTATTTGAAGATCTTCCCTTCTATGAAAATCTGATCTACAACAAAGAAACCGGAACGGTGCGCTCTGCCTTTTACATGGATAAGAGCATCGTCAACACCTCGGTACGTAAAGACTTTATCCTTAAGAAATTAGTCCCTCTGCTTAAGGATTTTAAAGAAGAAACGGGGCTGGATGTGCGCACCAGTGGGATGCCCTATATCAGAACGCTCAACTCCAAGAATATCATCGATGAGATCGGCCTTTTTGTGGGTGCTGCACTTTTGGTCACTTCGTTGATCTTTTTCTTCTTTTTTCGCTCTTACCGGGCCACCTTTATCTCTATGCTGACCGTGATTGTAGGGGTGATGTGGGCCTTTGGATTTTTGGGTCTTCTTCGCTACGAGATCACCGTTCTTACGGCTCTAATCCCACCTTTGATCATTGTCATTGGTATCCCCAATTGTATTTTCCTGATCAATAAATACCAGCAGGAATACAAAAAACACGGAAACAAAGTGAAAGCCCTGCAACGGGTGATCACTAAAATTGGGAATGCCACGCTCATGACCAATCTGACCACGGCCTCCGGTTTTGCTACTTTTATCCTGACCAACAGTTCGTTGCTCAAAGAATTTGGGGTGGTGGCCTCCATCAATATCGTGGCTATTTTTCTATTGTCGCTGTTGATCATTCCGATTGTCTACAGCTACATGAACCCGCCCAAAGACAAGCACTTGAGGCATCTGGAAAAAACCTGGATCGCCAATTTTGTAGAGTGGATGGTGCGCATGGTCAGACACAAGCGTATTGCCATCTACCTCACGTCGCTAGTCCTGCTGATCGCCAGCATCATTGGGATTTACAAAATCAAGATCTCCGGAAGTCTGATCGAAGACATGCCTAAGAAAACCGCATTCTTTGAAGACATTCGCTTCTTTGAAGAGGAATTTGATGGGATCATGCCCCTGGAAATTCTGATCGATACCAAACGTCCCAAAGGGGTACTGAAATTACCTACGCTCAAACGTATGGATGAGTTGGGTGAGACCATCGATGAGATTCCCGAGCTATCCAAGCCCATCTCCATTGTCAATTTGGTCAAATATTCGAAGCAGGCCTTTTATGGAGGCAATCCCGATTTTTATCAGATCCCTACTTCTAACGAACGGAATTTCATCCTGCCCTACGCCAGTAGTTTTTCAGAACAGGCCGGTTTGATGGACAGTTATGTAGACAGCACTGGCCAGTACGCTCGAATGACCACCTTTATGAGAGACATTGGGACCGATCGTATGGAGCGCATCGAAGAAAATCTCCTGGAAAAGATCACTACTATTTTTCCAGAGGACCGCTACGAAGTTACCCTGACCGGAAAAGCTCTGGTTTTTCAAAAAGGCACCAATTACCTGATCCAGAATCTGGTCATAAGCTTGTCACTGGCCATTCTGTTGATCGCCTTATTTATGGCCTGGATGTTCCGTTCGTTGCGGATGATCATTGTGTCTCTAGTGCCCAATCTACTGCCTTTGCTGGTCACTGCCGGACTCATGGGCTATTTGGGAGTACCCATTAAGCCGTCCACCATTCTGGTTTTCAGTATTGCTTTTGGTATTTCAGTCGATGACACCATACATTTTTTAGCCAAATACAGACAGGAACTGCGCACTACACGATGGAAAATTAAAACCTCTGTGTACGAATCTATCCGTGAAACCGGGGTCAGTATGTTCTATACCTCCATTGTGCTCTTCTTTGGCTTCTCGGTCTTCATGATCAGTAGTTTTGGAGGTACGGTAGCCTTAGGCGGACTGGTCTCGGTGACCCTGGTCTTTGCCATGCTAGCCAATTTACTCCTGCTTCCCTCGCTGCTGTTATCGCTTGAACGCAACATCGCCGACAAGAAAATCTTTAAAAAACCAAGCCTGCAGATCATTGAAGAGGAGGATGAGGAGGATGTTTCGCTTTCGCGAAAGCGCAAAAAGAGTAAGGGAAAGACCAACACCTCAGTGACCTACACTTCAGATACAGATTAA
- the pyrH gene encoding UMP kinase — protein MQYKRILLKLSGEALMGNRQYGIDPERLAEYASEIKKVVDKGIQVAIVIGGGNIFRGVAGASKGMDRVQGDHMGMLATVINGLALQSACEDAGIPTRLQSAIKINEVAEPFIRRKAIRHMEKGRIVIFGGGTGNPYFTTDSAAVLRAIEIDADVILKGTRVDGIYTSDPEKNKEATKFDFISFDEVLKKGLKVMDTTAFTLSQENKLPIIVFDMNKEGNLLKVVSGENIGTTVNL, from the coding sequence ATGCAGTATAAAAGAATCCTACTTAAACTCTCCGGTGAAGCGCTCATGGGCAATCGTCAATACGGTATTGATCCTGAACGATTGGCAGAATATGCCTCAGAGATCAAAAAAGTGGTCGACAAAGGCATCCAGGTCGCAATCGTAATTGGAGGCGGTAATATTTTTAGAGGAGTTGCCGGAGCCAGTAAAGGCATGGATCGGGTGCAGGGAGATCACATGGGCATGCTGGCCACAGTGATCAACGGCCTGGCCCTGCAAAGCGCTTGTGAAGATGCGGGAATCCCTACCCGTCTGCAATCAGCCATCAAAATCAATGAAGTAGCAGAGCCTTTCATTCGCCGTAAGGCCATCAGGCATATGGAAAAAGGGCGTATTGTGATCTTTGGAGGAGGCACAGGAAACCCATACTTCACTACCGACTCTGCCGCTGTACTTCGTGCCATTGAAATTGACGCCGATGTGATCCTTAAAGGCACCCGTGTTGATGGCATCTATACCAGTGATCCTGAAAAAAACAAGGAAGCCACAAAATTTGACTTTATTTCCTTTGACGAAGTGCTTAAAAAAGGCCTGAAAGTGATGGACACCACCGCTTTCACCCTCAGTCAGGAGAATAAATTGCCGATCATTGTTTTTGATATGAATAAAGAGGGAAATCTCCTGAAAGTGGTTTCCGGAGAAAATATAGGAACCACGGTAAATCTGTAG
- a CDS encoding ATP-binding protein, with translation MTLLLFAVIFFILFAAFIKRKNSLVLEQQEAEKRYERLIAETQIEIREETLRNISWELHDNIGQLLTLAKIKAQNIIGGDEAMMEVSETIGKGLNELRALSKSINPEAIKNLSLHHSVRQEVERFNRLQFLEASLQIEGEPRVLDDKVEVVLFRILQEFFTNTIKHSKASALEVLLNYTPDHLEITAKDNGIGFTPAAEGARGIGLGNMKKRGELIQADITITSTADVGTALRIHYKYPEL, from the coding sequence GTGACGCTTTTACTTTTTGCGGTGATTTTTTTCATCCTGTTTGCTGCATTTATTAAACGCAAAAACAGCCTGGTTTTAGAACAACAAGAGGCCGAAAAGCGTTATGAGCGATTGATCGCAGAAACACAAATCGAAATTCGTGAGGAAACCTTGCGGAATATCAGTTGGGAATTGCACGATAATATTGGTCAGTTATTGACTCTGGCTAAGATCAAAGCCCAAAATATCATAGGAGGAGATGAAGCCATGATGGAGGTATCAGAAACTATTGGGAAAGGGTTGAACGAACTAAGGGCTTTGTCTAAATCCATCAATCCTGAGGCGATAAAGAACCTGTCACTACATCACTCGGTGCGCCAGGAGGTGGAGCGTTTTAATCGATTACAGTTTCTCGAGGCATCACTGCAGATTGAAGGAGAACCCCGAGTATTGGATGATAAGGTCGAAGTGGTACTGTTTAGGATCTTACAGGAATTCTTTACCAACACCATCAAGCACTCCAAGGCCAGTGCCCTAGAAGTACTTTTAAACTACACCCCCGATCATTTAGAAATTACAGCCAAAGACAATGGAATTGGGTTTACACCTGCTGCAGAAGGAGCGCGGGGAATTGGTCTGGGAAATATGAAAAAAAGAGGAGAATTGATCCAGGCTGATATCACCATCACTTCTACCGCCGATGTAGGCACCGCCCTTCGTATTCATTATAAATATCCGGAATTATGA
- the frr gene encoding ribosome recycling factor, translating to MNEELQMIIEEAEESMQRAIVHLQKQLVNIRAGKAAPSMVSGVMVDYYGSATPLPQVANINTPDGRTISIQPWEKALIGDIERAIMNANLGFNPQNNGESVIINIPPLTEERRKELVKQAKAEAEEAKIGVRNDRKVANNDIKKVDDASEDEKANAEVDIQTLTDKYIERIDEILVVKEKEILTV from the coding sequence ATGAACGAAGAACTTCAAATGATCATCGAAGAGGCCGAAGAGTCCATGCAACGGGCCATTGTCCACCTTCAAAAACAATTGGTGAATATTCGAGCAGGTAAGGCAGCTCCTTCTATGGTCTCCGGTGTGATGGTTGATTATTACGGCAGTGCTACTCCGCTTCCGCAGGTAGCTAACATCAATACTCCCGATGGCCGTACCATTTCCATTCAACCTTGGGAAAAGGCGTTGATTGGCGATATAGAGCGAGCCATCATGAATGCCAATTTAGGATTCAATCCTCAAAACAATGGAGAAAGCGTGATCATCAACATTCCGCCTCTTACGGAAGAACGCCGCAAGGAATTAGTAAAACAAGCTAAGGCAGAAGCCGAAGAAGCCAAAATTGGTGTCCGTAACGACCGTAAGGTGGCTAATAATGATATTAAAAAGGTGGACGATGCTTCTGAAGATGAAAAGGCCAATGCCGAAGTTGACATTCAAACCCTGACCGATAAATACATTGAACGTATCGATGAAATTCTGGTTGTAAAAGAAAAAGAGATCCTCACCGTTTAA